A genomic segment from Elusimicrobiota bacterium encodes:
- a CDS encoding glycerate kinase: MRILIAPNAFKGTLSGREAAAALESALQPLFPDAVFEQIPVSDGGDGLIDALSPALGGRIISVNVNGPLGGKVKARLALAGQTAVIEMAEASGLKLLKPGVRKPMEAGTAGVGELIDEALRSDAREIIIGLGGSASNDGGAGCAAAFGFKLLDKKGRAIGPGAKGLLDLASISGLNAALKLEKVKVRALADVVNPLCGPHGSARVYGPQKGAGPAQVRLMEKALMNYAAVIKRDIGSAVARLERGAAAGGLGAGLYAFFGAELLDGAGFVLEKLDFKTKVKAADLVITGEGRFDDQTFSGKAPAAVAAMTKTFGKPLVMVCGSSRFIAKKKLSAAGITAVIDASKYFSLKESLSHPEETLRLAVQKERGNVLRIMDERK, translated from the coding sequence ATGCGGATTTTAATAGCACCCAACGCATTTAAGGGCACACTTTCAGGCCGTGAGGCGGCCGCGGCGCTTGAAAGCGCTTTACAACCGCTCTTCCCTGACGCGGTTTTTGAACAGATTCCGGTTTCAGACGGCGGCGACGGCTTAATTGACGCTCTCTCTCCGGCGCTGGGCGGGCGTATCATAAGCGTCAACGTCAACGGGCCTCTTGGCGGGAAAGTTAAAGCGCGTCTGGCTTTGGCCGGTCAAACCGCCGTTATAGAAATGGCGGAGGCTTCCGGTCTGAAACTCCTGAAACCCGGAGTCAGAAAACCGATGGAGGCCGGCACCGCGGGCGTGGGAGAATTAATAGACGAAGCTTTAAGATCGGACGCCCGCGAAATTATAATCGGGCTAGGGGGCAGCGCGTCAAATGACGGCGGAGCCGGCTGCGCGGCCGCCTTCGGCTTTAAACTGCTTGATAAAAAAGGCCGCGCCATCGGTCCGGGCGCAAAAGGCCTGCTTGACCTGGCTTCCATATCCGGGCTTAATGCCGCGTTGAAGCTGGAAAAAGTGAAAGTGCGGGCTTTGGCGGATGTCGTCAACCCGCTTTGCGGCCCGCACGGTTCGGCCAGAGTTTACGGTCCGCAAAAAGGCGCCGGTCCCGCGCAGGTGAGGCTTATGGAAAAAGCGCTTATGAATTACGCGGCCGTTATAAAAAGGGATATTGGTTCCGCTGTCGCCCGTCTTGAAAGAGGGGCCGCGGCGGGCGGGCTTGGCGCGGGACTTTACGCTTTTTTCGGGGCGGAGCTTTTAGACGGCGCCGGCTTCGTTCTGGAAAAACTGGATTTCAAAACTAAAGTGAAAGCGGCGGATCTGGTGATAACGGGAGAGGGACGCTTTGACGACCAGACTTTTTCAGGCAAGGCTCCCGCCGCCGTGGCCGCCATGACAAAGACTTTCGGAAAACCGCTGGTTATGGTATGCGGCAGTTCCCGTTTTATCGCTAAAAAAAAGCTTTCCGCAGCCGGCATAACCGCCGTTATTGACGCCTCAAAATATTTTTCGCTCAAAGAATCGCTCTCTCACCCGGAAGAAACCCTGCGCCTGGCGGTTCAAAAGGAGCGGGGAAACGTATTAAGAATTATGGATGAGAGAAAATAG
- a CDS encoding TatD family nuclease-associated radical SAM protein: protein MNTTKPSIVYRYKTGLYVNLTNRCPTACVFCIKNKWNMDYRGANLNLEDLEPSPAEVARLAAQTYAEKSFDELVFCGYGEPAMRWDAVLETARLIRSGGAAPVPSGMKIRLNTNGLANLICGRNVAPELKGLVDAVHVSLNASEPGRWAELMRPQARYAEKGFESVKDFIRDTARLLPETIATIIDCDRREMAAFENLVAGLGAKPRVRAAL from the coding sequence ATGAACACAACCAAGCCCAGCATAGTCTACCGTTATAAAACCGGGCTTTACGTTAACCTCACCAACCGCTGCCCCACTGCCTGCGTTTTCTGCATAAAAAACAAGTGGAACATGGACTATCGCGGAGCCAATTTAAACCTTGAGGATCTTGAGCCGTCCCCCGCGGAGGTCGCGCGGCTGGCGGCTCAAACTTACGCGGAAAAATCATTTGACGAACTGGTTTTTTGCGGTTACGGAGAGCCCGCCATGCGCTGGGACGCCGTTCTGGAAACAGCGCGCCTGATCAGATCAGGCGGCGCGGCCCCCGTTCCCTCCGGCATGAAGATACGCCTGAACACCAATGGCCTGGCAAACCTTATCTGCGGAAGGAATGTGGCGCCGGAGCTTAAAGGCCTGGTGGATGCCGTACATGTAAGCCTGAACGCCTCGGAGCCAGGGCGCTGGGCCGAACTGATGCGCCCGCAGGCGCGATACGCGGAAAAAGGCTTTGAAAGCGTAAAAGACTTTATACGGGACACGGCCCGCCTCCTGCCGGAAACGATCGCCACCATCATTGATTGCGACAGGCGGGAAATGGCCGCCTTTGAAAATCTGGTTGCCGGACTGGGCGCCAAACCCAGGGTAAGGGCTGCGCTATGA
- a CDS encoding glycogen-binding domain-containing protein — protein MMEKKSVLLTVALLALIIVSVPSVLFNNAIQKYFKFVNSWSVATIKPSRLARLPETHYRGVKYGEPPQPELRFIKFSVRLRGAKKVKVAADFNKWDPDALELVKKGKNVWETIVPLPPGVYRYLYNIDGQSVLDPMNPDTDMDAGRKVSLLTVK, from the coding sequence ATGATGGAAAAAAAATCCGTGCTGCTGACGGTCGCACTGCTCGCGCTCATCATTGTAAGCGTGCCCAGCGTGCTTTTTAACAACGCCATTCAGAAATATTTCAAGTTCGTGAATTCCTGGAGCGTGGCCACGATAAAACCCTCAAGGCTGGCCCGGCTGCCTGAAACGCACTACCGCGGCGTAAAATACGGAGAACCGCCCCAGCCGGAGCTGCGATTTATTAAATTTTCGGTCAGGCTGCGCGGGGCGAAAAAAGTAAAAGTGGCGGCCGATTTCAATAAATGGGATCCGGACGCGCTTGAGCTGGTGAAAAAAGGAAAAAATGTCTGGGAAACGATAGTGCCGCTGCCGCCTGGCGTTTACCGTTACCTTTATAATATAGACGGTCAAAGCGTTTTGGACCCCATGAACCCGGACACCGACATGGATGCGGGCCGAAAAGTTTCACTTCTTACCGTAAAATAA
- a CDS encoding Nif3-like dinuclear metal center hexameric protein codes for MQRDKIIDFIDGYLDSKNTKDLSWNGLQVEGAPEVKKIAFGVSASLECIKRAAASGADLLIVHHGLLWGKVQPFKGPFKQKLELLFKSGMSLAAWHLPLDKHPVAGNNARILKMLGAKQLKPFGVYDGVSIGFKGAFPGGKNIDAVINALTGDLGSDILGFRFGPKKIKTLGVVSGGADSMFIQAIEAGLDLYITGEVSEFVQETARENAANFISAGHYNTEKPGVQALAELLKDRFKVKTEFIDVPNPV; via the coding sequence ATGCAACGGGATAAAATAATAGATTTTATAGACGGATACCTGGACAGCAAAAATACGAAGGACCTTTCTTGGAACGGCCTGCAGGTTGAAGGCGCGCCGGAAGTAAAAAAAATAGCATTCGGCGTTTCGGCCTCGCTTGAATGTATAAAACGCGCGGCCGCTTCAGGCGCTGACCTGCTTATAGTCCATCACGGACTGCTTTGGGGCAAGGTCCAGCCCTTCAAAGGCCCTTTCAAACAAAAACTTGAACTGCTTTTTAAAAGCGGGATGTCGCTGGCCGCCTGGCATCTGCCGCTGGACAAGCACCCTGTCGCGGGCAACAACGCGCGCATACTTAAAATGCTTGGAGCGAAACAGCTTAAGCCTTTCGGCGTATACGACGGAGTGAGCATTGGGTTTAAAGGGGCTTTCCCCGGCGGCAAGAACATTGACGCCGTGATAAACGCCCTTACCGGGGACTTAGGCTCCGACATCCTCGGTTTTCGCTTCGGCCCGAAAAAAATAAAAACGCTGGGGGTGGTGAGCGGCGGCGCGGATTCTATGTTCATCCAGGCCATAGAAGCCGGACTTGACCTCTACATTACCGGGGAAGTCTCGGAATTCGTGCAGGAAACGGCGCGCGAAAACGCCGCAAATTTTATTTCGGCCGGCCATTACAACACCGAAAAACCCGGCGTACAGGCGCTGGCGGAATTACTGAAAGACAGATTCAAGGTAAAAACAGAATTCATAGACGTGCCGAATCCGGTATAG
- the ahcY gene encoding adenosylhomocysteinase — protein MNKDFKVKDIALAEWGRREIEIAEKEMPGLLAIRKKFSAKKPLKGARIMGSLHMTTQTAVLIETLAALGAEVRWCSCNIFSTQDQAAAAIARTGIPVFAWKGETLAEYWWCTDRALDFHGGKGPNLIVDDGGDATMMLHRGVAAENNPKILDAKAGGEDELELNNFLKAELKRNPKRWHNSVKEWKGVSEETTTGVHRLYQMHEAGELMVPAINVNDSVTKSKFDNLYGCRESLVDGIKRATGVMVAGKVCVVCGYGDVGKGSSRSLRGFGARVIVTEIDPICALQAAMEGFEVSTVEDTLGVGDIYVTTTGNRDIIRVEHMLKMKDQAIVCNIGHFDNEIQVNALKKTKGVTVVNIKPQVDKYCLPGDKSIFILADGRLVNLGCANGHPSFVMSNSFSNQTLAQLELWTKKMAVGVYRLPKQLDEEVARLHLEKIGVKLTRLTQEQADYIGVKPEGPYKADHYRY, from the coding sequence ATGAATAAGGATTTTAAAGTTAAAGACATTGCCCTGGCCGAATGGGGCCGCAGGGAAATAGAGATAGCCGAAAAGGAAATGCCGGGTCTTTTGGCCATACGCAAAAAATTCTCGGCCAAAAAGCCGCTGAAAGGCGCGCGGATAATGGGTTCGCTTCACATGACCACCCAGACGGCCGTTTTAATAGAGACGCTCGCGGCGTTGGGGGCCGAGGTGCGCTGGTGCTCCTGCAACATTTTCTCCACCCAGGACCAGGCCGCGGCCGCCATCGCCAGAACCGGCATACCTGTTTTTGCCTGGAAGGGCGAAACGCTGGCCGAATACTGGTGGTGCACCGACCGCGCTCTTGATTTTCACGGCGGCAAAGGCCCGAACCTTATAGTGGACGACGGGGGTGACGCCACAATGATGCTGCACAGGGGCGTGGCCGCGGAGAACAACCCGAAAATACTTGACGCGAAGGCCGGAGGAGAGGATGAGCTGGAACTCAACAATTTCCTTAAAGCGGAGCTTAAGAGGAACCCGAAACGCTGGCACAATTCCGTGAAAGAATGGAAGGGCGTCTCCGAAGAGACCACCACCGGCGTACATCGGCTTTACCAGATGCACGAAGCGGGCGAACTTATGGTGCCCGCCATCAATGTCAACGACTCGGTTACTAAATCCAAATTCGACAACCTCTACGGCTGCAGGGAATCGCTGGTGGACGGTATTAAGCGGGCAACGGGCGTAATGGTGGCCGGCAAAGTTTGTGTGGTGTGCGGCTACGGGGATGTGGGAAAGGGCTCGTCCAGGTCGCTGCGCGGTTTCGGAGCGCGCGTGATCGTTACGGAAATCGACCCCATCTGTGCCCTTCAGGCGGCTATGGAGGGCTTTGAAGTTTCCACGGTGGAAGACACGCTGGGCGTTGGCGATATCTATGTGACCACCACAGGCAACAGGGACATTATCCGCGTGGAGCACATGCTCAAAATGAAGGACCAGGCCATAGTCTGCAATATCGGCCATTTTGACAACGAAATACAGGTGAACGCGCTTAAAAAGACCAAAGGCGTGACTGTTGTCAACATAAAGCCCCAGGTGGACAAGTACTGTCTGCCGGGAGATAAGTCCATCTTCATACTGGCCGACGGCCGCCTGGTGAACCTCGGCTGCGCCAACGGCCATCCCTCGTTCGTGATGAGCAACTCGTTCTCAAACCAGACCCTGGCCCAACTGGAACTCTGGACTAAAAAGATGGCCGTGGGCGTGTACAGGCTGCCGAAACAGCTGGACGAAGAAGTCGCCAGGCTGCACCTTGAAAAAATAGGCGTGAAGCTGACCCGTCTCACCCAGGAGCAGGCTGATTATATCGGTGTAAAACCGGAAGGCCCCTACAAGGCGGATCACTACAGGTATTAA
- a CDS encoding radical SAM protein, which translates to MKKPFRRAFIEITNACNLSCVFCAASSRPAAVMPIKTFENAAKQAGELAEVISLHVLGEPLTHPEFPAILACCTRLGLKLNLVTNGTMLENFPPAVFAEKCLSQISISLQALSCLPAAGRETEIGRLARFALSKPPGLTIGFRLRSGGEETFFRETLKSLLAAFARGGRPEADFVKLGEGIFLNFGGIFGWPRPFGPNVKNPKGRGWPGGEGGKAKHGCLGLRHHFGILSDCRVVPCCADFDGRLAIGNINDNTLAHILGSAEALALRKSIAGITPMPAYCSSCGFTAPDS; encoded by the coding sequence ATGAAAAAACCTTTCAGACGCGCTTTTATCGAGATAACCAACGCATGCAACCTCTCCTGCGTTTTCTGCGCCGCTTCTTCCCGCCCAGCGGCCGTCATGCCCATAAAGACCTTTGAAAACGCCGCAAAGCAGGCCGGGGAACTGGCCGAAGTCATTTCGCTGCATGTCCTGGGCGAACCGCTCACCCACCCGGAATTCCCGGCGATACTTGCATGCTGCACCCGTCTGGGGCTTAAATTAAACCTCGTCACCAACGGTACAATGCTTGAAAACTTCCCACCCGCCGTTTTTGCCGAGAAGTGCCTGTCGCAAATTTCAATTTCGCTGCAGGCGCTCTCCTGCCTGCCGGCGGCCGGGCGCGAAACCGAAATAGGCCGCCTGGCGCGATTCGCTCTTTCAAAGCCTCCCGGCCTCACCATAGGCTTCCGCCTGCGTTCCGGCGGGGAAGAGACTTTTTTCCGGGAAACCCTGAAAAGCCTGCTGGCGGCTTTTGCCCGCGGCGGGCGGCCGGAGGCGGATTTTGTGAAACTGGGAGAAGGCATTTTTCTTAATTTCGGGGGGATTTTTGGCTGGCCCCGCCCTTTTGGTCCCAATGTAAAAAACCCAAAAGGGCGGGGCTGGCCCGGCGGGGAAGGCGGAAAAGCAAAACACGGCTGCCTGGGGCTGAGGCACCACTTCGGCATTCTCAGCGACTGCCGGGTGGTGCCCTGCTGCGCGGATTTTGACGGCAGGCTTGCGATAGGAAATATTAACGATAATACGCTTGCGCATATCCTTGGCAGCGCGGAGGCGCTGGCGCTGCGCAAAAGCATCGCCGGCATTACGCCTATGCCCGCCTATTGCTCCTCCTGCGGCTTCACCGCCCCGGACAGTTGA
- a CDS encoding RDD family protein codes for MENAETGLKPQRAFWRSVFSIVSALPAGLGYAWAVWEKDGRTWHDLIAGIKIVKS; via the coding sequence TTGGAAAATGCTGAAACCGGGCTCAAGCCGCAAAGAGCGTTCTGGAGATCGGTTTTCAGCATTGTTTCCGCCCTCCCCGCGGGGCTGGGCTACGCCTGGGCTGTATGGGAAAAAGACGGACGCACCTGGCATGACCTGATAGCCGGAATAAAAATAGTAAAAAGCTGA
- a CDS encoding MFS transporter has protein sequence MREMILSEIKNHPLALFSDFRRLFAGRVVSAVGDKFFAISIAWWVLSRAGENAKFHLGLVMAVNVIPVVVFGPLLGTLADRSDKRKVMLWADAARAALVFLLAWFLFAEKLTLPLLYGLCFFVSAFGPLFESAVAGSLVRLTSFEKLSQAVAADSSVMQVSNVIGSALGSVLMAVIGVAGAFVFNAVSYLVSFAAVFSIKKSLAPDAGSGSSFWAQFKDGLSYIFHNKPILALITTFAAFNFFVGPILIIIPMLVKFTLKAGVSWLAVFETFFALGSTLVSVLLSFKKSYRNIYGWFFVSLLLMGFSFLGLYFTENRYTMCALLLAAGSALGLGNAVALTLFQHTVPEEMKGRFFAVLTTLCYAVLPVTFLLNGVLADRFSPGFSILINSSAVLALSMAVLFLPKIEVKFGN, from the coding sequence ATGCGCGAAATGATCTTAAGCGAAATAAAAAACCATCCGCTGGCGCTTTTCAGTGATTTCAGACGCCTGTTCGCGGGGCGTGTGGTTTCGGCGGTGGGAGACAAGTTTTTTGCCATCTCCATCGCCTGGTGGGTGCTGAGCCGGGCCGGGGAAAACGCCAAGTTCCACCTGGGGCTTGTGATGGCGGTCAATGTAATTCCCGTGGTGGTTTTCGGGCCCCTGCTCGGGACCCTGGCCGACCGCTCCGACAAGAGAAAAGTCATGCTATGGGCCGACGCCGCCCGCGCGGCGCTGGTTTTTCTGCTGGCCTGGTTTTTATTTGCGGAGAAACTGACTTTGCCGCTGCTCTACGGACTTTGTTTCTTCGTTTCAGCTTTCGGGCCGCTTTTTGAATCGGCGGTGGCAGGGTCGCTTGTCAGGCTTACCTCGTTTGAAAAACTTTCCCAGGCGGTGGCCGCGGATTCCTCGGTGATGCAGGTTTCAAATGTGATAGGCTCGGCGCTGGGCAGCGTTTTAATGGCCGTCATCGGCGTCGCGGGTGCGTTCGTCTTTAACGCCGTTTCCTATCTGGTTTCTTTCGCGGCGGTTTTTTCAATAAAAAAAAGCCTGGCTCCGGACGCCGGGTCCGGCTCGTCTTTCTGGGCGCAGTTTAAGGACGGCCTTTCCTATATTTTCCATAATAAACCGATACTCGCGCTTATAACGACTTTCGCGGCCTTTAATTTTTTCGTCGGGCCTATACTTATCATCATTCCGATGCTCGTCAAGTTCACGCTTAAGGCGGGCGTTTCCTGGCTGGCCGTTTTTGAGACTTTTTTCGCCCTGGGTTCCACGCTGGTTTCGGTCCTGCTCAGTTTTAAAAAAAGCTACCGCAACATATACGGCTGGTTTTTTGTATCCCTTCTTTTGATGGGATTTTCCTTCCTTGGGCTTTACTTTACGGAAAACAGATATACAATGTGCGCGCTCCTTTTAGCCGCGGGCTCGGCGCTGGGGCTCGGCAACGCCGTGGCGCTGACGCTTTTCCAGCACACGGTGCCGGAGGAGATGAAGGGCCGGTTTTTTGCCGTGCTCACCACGCTTTGCTACGCCGTGCTGCCGGTAACCTTCCTGCTTAACGGCGTGCTGGCCGACAGATTCTCGCCTGGATTCTCGATACTTATCAATTCTTCGGCCGTGCTCGCGCTGTCTATGGCGGTGCTTTTTCTGCCGAAAATAGAGGTGAAATTTGGAAACTGA
- a CDS encoding prepilin-type N-terminal cleavage/methylation domain-containing protein translates to MNMHIKMHRKGFTLIELMIVVAIIGILAAIAIPKFSDLINKAKEGATKGALSSIRSALQVYYADNEGWFPTDSLSILTAGGKYISSIPAAKVPTRHYDSTTVMLFSSVTAGGLPSVDTVGSFGTVDSGGWAYFNNATNSTMWGTIMVNCTHQDLKPTNYWTAF, encoded by the coding sequence ATGAATATGCATATAAAGATGCATAGAAAGGGCTTCACCCTGATCGAACTCATGATCGTGGTAGCCATCATCGGTATTCTGGCGGCCATTGCCATACCGAAGTTCTCCGACCTAATCAATAAAGCGAAAGAAGGGGCCACCAAGGGAGCGCTCTCGTCAATCAGGAGCGCGCTGCAGGTGTATTACGCCGATAACGAAGGCTGGTTCCCGACCGACTCGCTTAGTATTCTTACAGCGGGCGGCAAATACATAAGCAGCATACCTGCGGCCAAAGTTCCGACCCGGCACTACGATTCCACGACCGTAATGCTGTTTTCCTCCGTCACTGCGGGTGGACTCCCATCCGTCGACACGGTGGGCAGCTTCGGCACCGTTGACAGCGGCGGCTGGGCTTACTTTAACAACGCGACTAACTCCACGATGTGGGGCACTATCATGGTGAACTGCACCCACCAGGACCTGAAACCTACGAATTATTGGACAGCGTTCTGA
- a CDS encoding prepilin peptidase has protein sequence MIFAAAFIFGLIIGSFLNVCVYRLPRNISIIRPSSRCPKCLAPIKFYDNIPVISFLLLKGRCRNCAARISLKYPAVELVTALLTAFFAYKWYADPLWLAVALTAVYLLVVAALIDFETMLIADVFSFSLAALGLAGSFINPYFSGAAFARLKCFLIGGASGAAIIWLMAVLGKKIYKKDAVGEGDIFLMAGIGALTGWQGVLTTLLMASLFGSAYGLTLLLLKKAERLSSIPFGPFLAMGAVINLYSLVKPEYFLFL, from the coding sequence ATGATTTTCGCGGCCGCTTTTATTTTCGGGCTTATTATCGGCAGCTTCCTTAACGTCTGCGTTTACAGGCTGCCCCGGAATATTTCCATAATCAGGCCTTCCTCGCGCTGTCCGAAATGTCTGGCGCCCATAAAGTTTTACGATAATATCCCTGTAATCAGCTTTCTCCTGCTAAAAGGCCGCTGCAGAAACTGCGCCGCGCGCATATCTTTAAAGTACCCGGCGGTGGAGCTGGTTACGGCGCTCCTCACCGCCTTTTTTGCCTATAAATGGTATGCCGATCCCTTATGGCTTGCCGTCGCCTTGACGGCGGTTTACCTGTTAGTGGTAGCGGCCCTTATTGATTTTGAGACCATGCTGATAGCCGATGTTTTCTCGTTCTCGCTTGCCGCGCTTGGCCTGGCTGGCAGTTTTATAAATCCGTATTTTTCAGGCGCGGCCTTTGCCAGGTTAAAATGTTTTTTGATCGGGGGAGCGTCCGGCGCGGCCATTATCTGGCTTATGGCCGTTCTGGGAAAGAAAATTTACAAAAAAGACGCCGTGGGAGAGGGAGACATTTTTCTTATGGCCGGCATAGGAGCGCTGACAGGGTGGCAGGGAGTGCTCACGACGCTTCTAATGGCTTCCTTGTTCGGCTCGGCTTACGGCCTCACCCTGCTTCTGCTTAAAAAAGCGGAGCGTTTGTCCAGCATCCCTTTTGGTCCTTTTTTGGCCATGGGAGCGGTGATAAATCTTTATTCGCTGGTGAAGCCTGAATATTTCCTTTTCCTATAG
- a CDS encoding HypC/HybG/HupF family hydrogenase formation chaperone, producing the protein MCLAVPGKITALEKGNAEVDFSGVKRSVSLDLVPSAKKGDYVLVHAGFAIQLLDSEDARETLKLFKEIYDRSR; encoded by the coding sequence ATGTGTCTTGCCGTTCCAGGTAAAATAACAGCGCTTGAAAAAGGCAATGCCGAAGTCGATTTCAGCGGCGTGAAGCGGAGCGTTTCTCTGGATCTTGTGCCGTCCGCTAAAAAAGGCGATTATGTGCTGGTTCATGCCGGTTTCGCTATACAACTTTTAGACAGCGAAGATGCCCGTGAAACGCTCAAACTTTTTAAAGAGATCTATGACCGCTCCCGGTAA
- the hypD gene encoding hydrogenase formation protein HypD, producing the protein MTAPGNPAEKYRFNSPMWRDKGLAARALEEMRALTAQVSGRTGKTVNIMEVCGTHTMAIASSGMRRLFPPGLKMLSGPGCPVCVTSQGDIDSVLALAALPDVTLATFGDMLKVKGSNGLDLNSMREKGADILVVYSPLDALAFARSNPLREVVFAGVGFETTAPLIAASVLRARKEKLKNFSVIAFFKLVPPALKLLLSDPKNNISGFLLPGHVSAIIGVEPYRFVARVHKVPCVITGFEPLDILAGINMLLRQLARGRAEVEDEYYRAVKKAGNPTALKLIAKVFNPVEASWRAIGRVKRSGLGFSPEFAGFDAARRFKIAYREAPEPRGCLCGAILMGRSQPPDCRLFAKACTPSSAVGPCMVSSEGACAAWFKYGG; encoded by the coding sequence ATGACCGCTCCCGGTAATCCGGCAGAAAAATACCGCTTTAACTCGCCTATGTGGCGGGATAAAGGTCTTGCCGCGCGCGCGCTTGAAGAAATGCGCGCCCTGACCGCCCAGGTTTCAGGCCGGACCGGTAAAACAGTGAATATAATGGAAGTGTGCGGAACGCATACCATGGCCATAGCCTCAAGCGGTATGCGCAGGCTTTTTCCGCCCGGGCTTAAAATGCTCTCCGGGCCCGGTTGTCCGGTTTGTGTCACGTCACAGGGGGATATAGATAGTGTTCTTGCATTGGCCGCCCTGCCTGACGTGACGCTTGCCACTTTCGGCGACATGCTTAAAGTTAAGGGCTCAAACGGACTTGATCTGAACTCAATGCGTGAGAAAGGCGCCGATATCCTTGTGGTTTATTCTCCGCTTGACGCCCTTGCTTTCGCGCGGTCAAATCCCCTGAGAGAGGTGGTATTTGCGGGTGTCGGTTTTGAAACCACGGCCCCTCTTATAGCGGCTTCGGTTCTGCGCGCGCGCAAAGAAAAGCTCAAAAATTTTTCCGTCATAGCGTTTTTTAAGCTGGTCCCGCCGGCCCTTAAACTGCTCTTGTCGGACCCCAAAAATAATATTTCCGGCTTTCTGCTGCCGGGCCATGTAAGCGCCATAATAGGGGTTGAGCCTTACCGGTTTGTGGCGCGTGTCCATAAGGTTCCCTGCGTGATCACCGGCTTTGAGCCGCTGGACATTCTTGCCGGCATCAACATGCTGCTGCGCCAGCTGGCCCGCGGCCGCGCGGAGGTGGAAGATGAATATTACCGCGCCGTAAAAAAAGCCGGCAATCCAACCGCGTTAAAGCTGATAGCAAAGGTCTTTAACCCGGTGGAAGCCTCCTGGCGGGCCATAGGGAGGGTCAAAAGATCAGGCCTTGGCTTCAGTCCGGAATTCGCGGGTTTTGACGCGGCCCGCCGCTTTAAAATAGCTTACAGGGAGGCACCCGAGCCGCGCGGCTGCCTTTGCGGCGCAATTCTTATGGGCCGGTCCCAGCCGCCTGATTGCCGGCTTTTCGCGAAGGCCTGCACGCCCTCTTCGGCTGTCGGGCCCTGCATGGTGTCCTCTGAAGGCGCCTGCGCGGCCTGGTTTAAATACGGAGGATAA
- a CDS encoding LysR family transcriptional regulator: MNIETLKVFRDLYDTGSFSKTAEMNYVSQSAVSQQIKKLELVLRCRLFNRAANKLVLTACGEKFYEVSKKVVLLYETSLSEIKQLAVVKTAGEIKISTIYSAGPYLVQDYIKKFMADNPDTKISLEYRQFSQVYADVSCGRADFGFLACPYKKISGLSMVPIAQDDMVVIAGLASPLCAKKSLAVKDLDGLDFIFFDKAFPSRRYIDSFFKKQGVKVNIRMELDNVDTIKTAVSSGVGVSILPGSTVREGENGGKLHVMKFSDAKISRPLYLLYSKNKKLSPAARRFMEMLVKWSGAGQ; this comes from the coding sequence ATGAATATAGAAACTCTTAAGGTATTCAGGGACCTGTACGATACCGGCAGCTTTTCCAAAACCGCGGAAATGAACTATGTTTCACAGTCGGCTGTCAGCCAGCAGATAAAAAAACTTGAACTGGTACTGAGATGCCGGCTGTTTAACCGCGCGGCAAATAAGCTTGTTTTAACCGCCTGCGGGGAAAAATTTTACGAGGTCTCAAAGAAAGTAGTTCTGCTTTATGAAACCTCCCTCTCCGAAATAAAACAATTGGCCGTAGTTAAGACCGCCGGCGAAATAAAGATCTCCACCATTTACAGCGCGGGTCCCTATCTTGTGCAGGACTACATCAAAAAATTCATGGCGGATAACCCGGATACCAAAATAAGCCTTGAATACCGGCAGTTTTCCCAGGTTTACGCGGATGTTTCCTGCGGCCGGGCCGATTTCGGTTTCCTGGCCTGCCCGTACAAAAAAATAAGCGGGCTCTCTATGGTGCCGATAGCGCAGGATGATATGGTGGTCATAGCGGGACTCGCCAGCCCGCTTTGCGCTAAAAAAAGCCTTGCCGTAAAGGACCTGGACGGGCTGGATTTTATTTTTTTTGACAAAGCTTTCCCCTCGCGCCGCTATATAGACAGTTTTTTCAAAAAGCAGGGCGTAAAGGTAAATATCCGCATGGAGCTGGATAATGTGGACACCATAAAAACGGCGGTATCTTCCGGCGTCGGGGTTTCCATATTGCCCGGGTCAACCGTCAGGGAGGGCGAGAACGGCGGAAAACTGCATGTGATGAAATTTTCGGACGCCAAAATTTCAAGGCCTTTGTATCTCCTTTACAGCAAAAATAAAAAGCTCAGCCCGGCGGCCCGGCGTTTTATGGAAATGCTGGTCAAATGGTCGGGGGCCGGGCAATGA